The Prosthecodimorpha staleyi genome has a window encoding:
- a CDS encoding LutC/YkgG family protein — protein sequence MSRDAILSRIRRSLGVAATDIDRRATVSDRLMRPPRGLIPKRGQLPPAERTRLFAEMAERVNCTVARVADAEAIPEAVADYLRGRNLPAALRRGADPRLAALPWDGQPQLAVSVGPSDGQDLVGLSHAFAGVAETGTLVLVSGEDNPTTLNFLPEYHIVVVRAEEIESDTETVWDRLRRVYGKGVMPRTVNMVTGPSRSGDIEQTILLGAHGPRSLHILVVGAAD from the coding sequence CGCTCGGCGTTGCCGCGACCGATATCGACCGCCGCGCCACGGTCTCCGACCGGCTGATGCGCCCGCCGCGCGGGCTGATCCCCAAGCGCGGACAGTTGCCGCCGGCCGAGCGGACGCGGCTCTTCGCCGAGATGGCCGAGCGGGTCAACTGCACGGTGGCGCGCGTCGCCGACGCGGAGGCGATCCCCGAAGCGGTCGCCGACTATCTGCGCGGCCGCAACCTGCCGGCGGCCCTGCGCCGGGGCGCCGATCCGCGCCTCGCCGCCCTGCCCTGGGACGGCCAGCCGCAGCTCGCCGTCTCGGTCGGCCCGTCGGACGGGCAGGACCTGGTCGGCCTCAGCCATGCCTTCGCGGGCGTGGCGGAGACCGGGACGCTGGTGCTCGTGTCCGGCGAGGACAACCCGACTACGCTCAACTTCCTGCCCGAATACCACATCGTGGTGGTCCGGGCGGAGGAGATCGAGAGCGACACCGAGACGGTCTGGGACCGGCTGCGACGGGTCTACGGCAAGGGCGTGATGCCGCGCACCGTCAACATGGTGACCGGCCCGTCGCGCTCCGGCGACATCGAGCAGACCATCCTGCTCGGCGCCCATGGCCCGCGCAGCCTGCACATCCTCGTGGTCGGCGCCGCCGACTGA